The following nucleotide sequence is from Vampirovibrionales bacterium.
GCTTTCCGCCAGTGGCAACACCAGAAGCGAACGCGGCTTTAAGCTGCGAGCCGGTAGTGCGATAGAACACGCGATTTCCATTCGTCTTTGCGCCAGTCGCAACAGCAGCCAGCGGAAATACACCTTCCAGCGCAATCGCGATTTTCTGGCCTGCACCGGTGGCTGAATTCAGCGCAACCCCAACCATGC
It contains:
- a CDS encoding DUF2190 family protein, which encodes MAQSLSEGEVFNYTTSGAVANGQLLVINRMVGVALNSATGAGQKIAIALEGVFPLAAVATGAKTNGNRVFYRTTGSQLKAAFASGVATGGKHTIGTVWETATAASTTCKVRLIGGPMGVLA